A single Chryseobacterium sp. DNA region contains:
- a CDS encoding histidine phosphatase family protein — MKRLILVRHAKSDWPEETEDFDRPLADKGLEDAMNMSRFLKNNHISIDHFISSPAVRALNTCKIFNQTYQLDFSTDEKLYNPSERNFESVIYDLDDKLSSVAFFSHNNGISNFANSISEDIFHFPTCGVAGFEVDCDSWSEFDGAKKKLLFFYEPGKI, encoded by the coding sequence ATGAAGAGACTCATCCTCGTACGACATGCGAAAAGCGACTGGCCGGAAGAAACGGAGGACTTTGACAGACCTTTGGCAGACAAGGGTTTGGAGGATGCTATGAACATGTCCAGATTCCTGAAAAACAATCATATTTCCATTGATCATTTCATTTCAAGCCCGGCAGTCCGTGCACTGAATACCTGTAAGATTTTCAACCAAACCTATCAGCTTGATTTTTCAACTGATGAAAAACTGTATAATCCTTCGGAAAGAAATTTTGAATCTGTAATTTATGACCTGGATGACAAGCTTAGCTCAGTAGCCTTTTTCTCCCATAACAACGGAATTTCCAATTTCGCCAATTCCATTTCTGAAGATATTTTTCATTTTCCAACCTGTGGTGTAGCAGGCTTTGAAGTAGACTGTGATTCATGGTCCGAATTTGACGGTGCCAAAAAGAAACTTCTGTTCTTCTATGAGCCGGGGAAAATATAA
- the ruvX gene encoding Holliday junction resolvase RuvX, protein MGQILAIDYGKARCGLAATDDMQIIASGLETVNTPSLMEFLKKYFHANKVDEVVIGLPIDLKGNISEVETDILKFIEEFKKEFSDIAVHRFDERFTSKMASFFISQSGKSKKKRQEKGLIDKVSATIILQNFLEQRLR, encoded by the coding sequence ATGGGACAAATCCTTGCAATAGACTATGGAAAAGCGCGTTGTGGCCTTGCTGCAACAGATGATATGCAGATTATTGCCAGTGGTCTGGAGACTGTTAATACGCCTTCTTTAATGGAATTTTTAAAAAAATATTTCCATGCGAATAAGGTGGATGAAGTAGTGATTGGGCTTCCCATAGATTTGAAGGGAAACATTTCAGAAGTGGAAACGGATATTTTAAAATTCATTGAAGAATTTAAGAAAGAATTTTCGGATATTGCGGTTCATCGTTTTGATGAAAGGTTTACTTCCAAAATGGCCTCTTTTTTTATTTCTCAGAGTGGAAAAAGTAAGAAAAAGAGACAGGAAAAAGGATTAATAGATAAAGTAAGTGCAACGATTATATTGCAGAATTTTTTAGAACAAAGATTAAGATGA
- the def gene encoding peptide deformylase, producing MILPIRAFGDPVLRKVGKDIEKDYPGLQELVDNMFETMYSANGIGLAAPQIGLDIRLFVIDVTPLAEDEDYEDIKDELADFKKVFINARILEESGEEWKFNEGCLSIPDVREDVKRKGTIVIEYYDENFVKHTETFSDIRARVIQHEYDHIEGILFTDHLSALKKKLVKGKLTKISQGDVSIGYKMRFPK from the coding sequence ATGATTTTACCGATAAGAGCTTTTGGAGATCCTGTTTTGAGAAAAGTGGGAAAAGATATAGAGAAAGATTATCCCGGTTTACAGGAACTGGTAGATAATATGTTCGAAACGATGTACAGTGCAAATGGCATTGGTCTTGCAGCACCTCAGATCGGGCTGGATATCCGTCTGTTTGTAATAGATGTGACTCCTCTTGCGGAAGATGAGGATTATGAAGATATTAAAGATGAATTGGCTGATTTCAAAAAAGTGTTCATCAATGCCAGAATTCTTGAAGAATCCGGTGAAGAATGGAAGTTTAATGAAGGCTGTTTATCGATTCCGGATGTAAGAGAAGATGTAAAAAGAAAAGGGACAATCGTTATCGAATATTATGACGAAAATTTTGTGAAACATACAGAAACTTTTTCCGATATTAGAGCCCGCGTAATTCAACATGAATATGACCACATTGAAGGAATCTTATTTACGGATCATCTAAGTGCTTTGAAAAAGAAATTGGTAAAAGGAAAGCTGACGAAGATCTCTCAGGGCGATGTAAGCATTGGCTACAAAATGAGATTTCCAAAATAA
- a CDS encoding DUF5606 domain-containing protein — protein sequence MLLEKIISISGKPGLYKLVSQLRNGFIIEDVTNKKKVSIGNSSQVSLLDNIAMFTFDKEVPLFEVFENIAKNNDYKETISHKSSDAELKEFMLTSLPNYDTERVYSSDIKKLAQWYNILHKAGYITPDSFVKAEPETLDPAQEEVSIEQEAPKKAPKAEKAAAPKVKATSAAKSAPKSTHTKKG from the coding sequence ATGCTGTTAGAAAAAATAATTTCAATTTCTGGAAAACCAGGACTTTACAAACTCGTTTCTCAATTAAGAAATGGTTTCATTATTGAAGATGTTACCAACAAGAAAAAAGTAAGCATCGGCAACTCTAGCCAGGTAAGCTTATTGGATAATATTGCCATGTTTACATTTGATAAAGAAGTTCCTTTGTTCGAAGTTTTTGAAAATATTGCTAAAAACAACGATTATAAGGAAACGATTTCTCACAAATCTTCTGATGCAGAATTGAAGGAGTTTATGTTAACTTCCCTTCCTAATTATGATACTGAAAGAGTATATTCTTCAGATATCAAGAAATTGGCTCAGTGGTACAATATTCTTCACAAGGCAGGATATATTACTCCTGATAGCTTTGTTAAAGCAGAGCCTGAAACATTAGACCCGGCTCAGGAAGAAGTAAGCATCGAACAGGAAGCGCCTAAAAAAGCACCTAAAGCAGAAAAGGCTGCTGCTCCAAAAGTAAAGGCGACTTCAGCTGCTAAATCGGCTCCGAAAAGCACGCACACTAAAAAAGGATAA
- the mazG gene encoding nucleoside triphosphate pyrophosphohydrolase, whose translation MNTKQEKLEAFGRLLDIMDDLREKCPWDQKQTLQSLRHLTLEEAYELSDAILQEDLQEIKKELGDVLLHLVFYSKIGSEKESFDIADVINSLNEKLIFRHPHIYGDTEVKDEEEVKQNWEKLKLKEGNKSILGGVPKSLPSLVKAYRIQDKVKGIGFEFHDAEDAWKKVDEEIQEFHAEIDPDKKEQELGDVFFSLINYARISGINPDSALERTNLKFISRFQKMEGLAEEQSLKLADMSLEEMDVLWEKAKQLS comes from the coding sequence ATGAACACGAAACAGGAAAAGCTAGAAGCCTTCGGAAGATTACTGGATATCATGGATGATTTGCGTGAAAAATGCCCGTGGGACCAGAAACAGACTTTACAATCACTCCGTCATCTGACTCTTGAAGAGGCTTATGAACTCTCGGATGCTATTCTTCAGGAAGATTTACAGGAAATAAAAAAAGAGCTGGGGGATGTATTACTTCATCTGGTTTTCTATTCAAAAATAGGTTCCGAAAAAGAAAGTTTTGACATTGCAGATGTCATCAATTCCCTGAATGAAAAACTGATTTTCCGCCATCCCCATATTTATGGTGATACGGAGGTGAAAGATGAAGAAGAAGTAAAACAGAACTGGGAAAAATTAAAATTGAAGGAAGGGAACAAATCTATTTTAGGCGGGGTTCCAAAAAGCTTACCGAGCTTGGTGAAAGCCTATAGAATCCAGGATAAAGTTAAGGGAATAGGTTTTGAGTTTCACGATGCTGAAGATGCCTGGAAAAAAGTGGATGAAGAGATTCAGGAGTTTCATGCAGAAATCGATCCCGACAAAAAAGAACAGGAATTGGGAGACGTGTTCTTTTCATTGATTAATTACGCCAGAATTTCCGGGATTAATCCGGATTCTGCCCTGGAAAGGACCAATCTTAAATTTATTTCCAGATTTCAAAAAATGGAAGGTCTTGCTGAGGAGCAGAGCCTGAAGCTTGCCGATATGTCTTTGGAAGAAATGGATGTCCTTTGGGAAAAAGCCAAGCAATTATCATAA
- a CDS encoding SdiA-regulated domain-containing protein — protein MLRFLILPFIFLLSCNPKAQNQPSNENLLKTQFSLPKKLKEVSGITVSKDKKTIWVIEDKGNKNAVYALNDKGEMIGKIPVDNAENTDWEDIISDAAGNIYIGDFGNNDNNRQDLAILKTDLKDAGQASTKVIQTTKFHYEGQTEFPPKNQIYYMTVRLL, from the coding sequence ATGTTGCGATTTCTTATTTTACCTTTTATCTTTTTACTGAGCTGCAACCCTAAGGCTCAGAATCAACCGTCTAACGAAAATCTCTTAAAAACACAGTTTTCTTTACCTAAAAAACTGAAAGAAGTTTCCGGTATCACCGTATCGAAAGATAAAAAAACGATCTGGGTGATAGAGGATAAAGGCAATAAAAATGCAGTCTATGCTCTTAATGATAAAGGGGAAATGATAGGTAAAATTCCGGTTGATAATGCTGAAAATACAGACTGGGAAGATATTATATCAGATGCTGCAGGAAATATCTATATCGGGGATTTTGGTAACAATGATAACAACAGACAGGATCTTGCTATTTTAAAAACAGATTTAAAAGATGCAGGCCAGGCTTCAACAAAGGTCATTCAGACCACGAAATTTCATTATGAAGGACAGACTGAATTTCCTCCCAAAAATCAAATTTATTATATGACTGTGAGGCTTTTGTAG
- a CDS encoding metallophosphoesterase: MNLSFKTHLKNTSIVLRTVLSAGALYSCATYNVQKGKNLFEVKNSEVKSENDFKIFLIGDAGNADEAQSKKTLNLLKSKLDSADSNSMLIFLGDNIYPRGMPKKTDKDYALAEQKLNNQLTITKNFKGKTLVIPGNHDWYNGLEGLGAQEDFVKQYFNDKKSFLPKNGCPIDDISISKDIKLIVVDTEWAITNWDQSPGINKNCTIKTREDFFTEFKDLIIKNQGKRIIVALHHPIISSGTHAGFSSAKSHLFPLNSKVPVPIVGSMLNVLRSSSGASPADLNNQHYADLANRLKSIVQDKENIIFVSGHDHNLQYHEDRNIRQIISGAGSKTDPSTIVEQTDFSYGNSGFAVLNIRKDQSTDVEFFSTKDAQLQKLTHISVISKPDVFINNFPNTFPATATSSIYPVQLTQKRKFYRWLWGDHYRRYYGIPIEAPTVNLSELNGGYIPFREGGGNQSNSLRLKSKDGQEFVMRGVKKSAIRFLNNMAFNKSTLGDELTDTFPEKFLLDFYTTNHPFTPFTIGNMADKLNIFHSNPKLYYIPKQQALGRYNENYGDEMYMIEERFSSDPKTLASLDNAKDIVSTDDVLKNLNKNYKYSVDKESYMRARLFDMLIGDWDRHSDQWKWAEYEDGDKVIYKPIPKDRDQAFSKYDGAAFKIIMNVPAIRHMKTFTEDISSVKWVNMEPYPMDLIFLKGATQEEWIEQAKYIQEHLTDTDIDESFHNLPKEVKDETIADIQKKLKIRKTKLQNYATQYYDVLQKKVPLAGTVHPDRFVITKNGNSVLVQQYELGKNKDKNNLVFEKTYDDSKTKELWIYGLEDDDVYEVTGNGRPKMTIRLIGGYNHDVYNVADGKKVKIYDFKSQKNTYNTKNTTKNITDDYDINTYNYKHPKYNSWAGYPNADYNPDDGVILGVLANYTVNNFIRDPFTQKHSLKANFYTATAGFSLVYKGIFKKAISGWDINLDAGYTTPRFSQNFFGLSNESEYDKENTEREYNRARISKFNLAPSISKKSWMNLSHQFQLTFEDNKVQIKNGRFINQSPDVRPEVFNSQQFVGANYTFGYKNADNTAFPTLGMEFMLNADWKAILTDFNRNFLTLRGRLAIDHRIDKKGNFVFANSSNVMWINNNHFEFYQAASIGGSNGMRAFRNDRFSGRSYFTNNSEIRWDFGRIRNNIVPANMGILIGYDIGRVWNDTENSRKWHQSAGAGVWLSIVEMISARLNYFYGSDGGRVSAGIGMKF, translated from the coding sequence ATGAATTTATCCTTTAAAACTCATCTAAAAAATACTTCTATTGTTCTGAGAACAGTATTGTCCGCAGGAGCCCTTTATTCCTGTGCAACATATAACGTACAAAAGGGCAAAAACTTATTTGAAGTAAAAAATTCCGAGGTAAAATCTGAAAATGATTTTAAGATTTTTCTGATCGGAGATGCAGGAAATGCAGATGAGGCCCAGTCGAAAAAGACATTAAACTTACTGAAGAGCAAACTCGATTCTGCAGACAGCAATTCTATGCTGATCTTTTTAGGGGATAATATTTATCCCCGCGGAATGCCTAAAAAAACAGATAAAGATTATGCGCTGGCCGAACAAAAACTGAATAATCAGCTTACCATTACCAAAAATTTCAAGGGAAAAACACTGGTCATCCCCGGAAATCATGATTGGTATAACGGATTGGAGGGACTGGGAGCTCAGGAAGATTTTGTGAAACAGTATTTTAATGATAAAAAATCCTTCCTCCCAAAAAACGGCTGCCCTATTGATGACATCAGTATCTCTAAAGATATTAAATTAATCGTTGTTGATACAGAATGGGCAATTACCAACTGGGATCAGTCTCCGGGAATCAATAAGAACTGTACGATCAAAACCAGGGAAGACTTTTTCACAGAGTTCAAAGATCTGATCATTAAAAACCAGGGGAAAAGGATCATCGTGGCATTGCACCACCCTATTATCAGCAGCGGAACCCACGCTGGGTTCAGTTCTGCAAAATCGCATCTCTTCCCTCTTAACAGTAAAGTTCCTGTTCCTATTGTGGGCAGTATGCTTAATGTACTGAGAAGTTCTTCCGGGGCCAGTCCTGCAGACCTCAACAATCAGCATTATGCAGATTTAGCCAACAGACTCAAAAGTATCGTTCAGGATAAAGAAAACATCATTTTCGTCTCCGGGCATGATCATAACTTACAGTATCACGAAGACAGAAATATAAGACAGATCATCAGTGGTGCAGGTTCTAAAACAGATCCTTCCACCATTGTAGAACAGACCGACTTCTCTTACGGAAACAGCGGTTTTGCCGTTTTGAATATCAGAAAGGACCAAAGTACAGATGTTGAGTTTTTCTCCACAAAAGATGCTCAGCTTCAAAAACTGACCCATATATCAGTCATTTCAAAGCCGGATGTATTTATTAACAACTTTCCCAATACTTTCCCGGCTACGGCCACTTCAAGCATTTACCCGGTTCAGCTTACCCAAAAACGGAAATTTTACCGGTGGCTCTGGGGTGATCACTACAGGAGGTATTACGGAATTCCCATTGAAGCACCCACTGTTAATCTTTCAGAACTTAATGGAGGCTATATCCCGTTCCGGGAAGGTGGAGGAAACCAATCCAACAGCTTAAGATTAAAGTCAAAAGACGGACAGGAATTTGTTATGCGCGGAGTAAAGAAAAGTGCAATCCGGTTCCTCAACAATATGGCTTTCAATAAGAGTACTTTAGGAGATGAACTTACGGATACCTTCCCTGAAAAGTTTTTATTAGATTTTTATACGACCAATCATCCTTTCACGCCGTTTACCATAGGAAATATGGCAGATAAACTGAATATTTTCCATAGTAATCCCAAATTATATTATATCCCGAAGCAGCAGGCATTAGGCAGGTATAACGAAAATTACGGGGATGAAATGTATATGATAGAAGAGCGTTTTTCTTCCGACCCTAAAACACTGGCCTCTCTCGATAATGCCAAAGATATCGTCTCTACGGATGATGTATTAAAGAATCTGAATAAAAATTATAAATATTCCGTTGATAAAGAGTCTTATATGAGAGCAAGACTCTTTGATATGCTGATCGGTGACTGGGACAGACATTCAGATCAATGGAAATGGGCAGAATATGAAGACGGAGACAAAGTTATTTATAAACCTATCCCAAAAGACAGAGACCAGGCTTTCAGTAAATATGACGGTGCTGCATTTAAAATCATTATGAATGTTCCGGCGATCCGTCATATGAAGACTTTTACCGAAGACATAAGCAGCGTCAAATGGGTAAATATGGAGCCCTATCCTATGGATCTGATCTTCTTGAAAGGGGCTACCCAGGAAGAATGGATAGAACAGGCAAAATATATTCAGGAACATTTGACAGATACGGATATCGATGAAAGTTTCCATAATCTTCCGAAAGAAGTAAAGGATGAAACCATCGCCGATATCCAGAAAAAGTTAAAAATAAGAAAGACGAAGTTACAGAATTATGCCACTCAATATTACGATGTACTTCAGAAAAAAGTTCCATTGGCAGGAACAGTACATCCTGATAGATTTGTCATTACAAAAAACGGAAATTCTGTACTGGTACAACAGTATGAATTAGGTAAAAATAAAGATAAAAACAACCTGGTCTTTGAAAAAACATATGACGATTCAAAAACCAAGGAACTCTGGATCTATGGACTGGAAGATGATGATGTCTACGAGGTTACCGGAAACGGGAGGCCAAAAATGACGATCAGACTGATCGGTGGCTATAATCATGATGTATATAATGTAGCGGATGGTAAAAAAGTAAAAATCTATGACTTTAAATCCCAAAAGAATACCTACAACACAAAGAATACAACGAAAAACATTACGGACGATTATGACATCAATACTTACAATTACAAACATCCGAAGTACAATTCATGGGCTGGCTATCCTAACGCTGACTACAACCCTGATGACGGTGTGATTCTTGGGGTGCTGGCCAATTATACGGTAAACAATTTTATCCGTGATCCTTTTACGCAGAAACACAGTTTAAAAGCTAATTTCTACACGGCGACAGCCGGTTTTAGCCTCGTCTACAAAGGAATTTTCAAAAAAGCAATCTCAGGATGGGACATCAATCTCGATGCCGGATACACCACTCCCAGGTTCTCTCAAAACTTCTTTGGCCTGTCCAACGAAAGTGAATATGATAAAGAAAATACGGAAAGAGAATACAACAGAGCCCGGATTTCCAAATTTAATTTGGCTCCGTCTATTTCCAAAAAAAGCTGGATGAACCTTAGCCACCAGTTTCAGCTTACTTTTGAAGATAATAAAGTACAGATAAAAAATGGACGTTTCATCAACCAGTCTCCGGACGTAAGACCTGAAGTTTTCAATAGCCAGCAGTTTGTAGGAGCCAACTACACATTCGGCTATAAAAATGCAGACAACACTGCTTTTCCTACCCTGGGAATGGAATTTATGCTGAATGCCGACTGGAAAGCGATTCTTACCGATTTTAACCGCAACTTCCTGACCTTAAGAGGCAGGCTTGCCATTGATCACAGAATTGATAAAAAAGGAAATTTTGTATTCGCTAATTCCAGCAATGTGATGTGGATCAATAATAATCATTTTGAATTTTATCAGGCCGCTTCTATCGGGGGAAGTAATGGAATGAGGGCTTTCAGAAATGACAGGTTCTCCGGAAGATCTTACTTTACTAACAATTCAGAAATCCGCTGGGACTTTGGAAGAATAAGAAATAATATTGTTCCCGCCAATATGGGAATCCTTATAGGCTATGATATCGGAAGGGTATGGAACGATACAGAAAATTCCAGAAAATGGCACCAGTCTGCCGGAGCCGGTGTCTGGCTGAGTATTGTGGAAATGATCTCTGCCCGACTGAATTATTTCTACGGATCAGACGGCGGAAGGGTTTCCGCCGGAATTGGAATGAAATTCTAA
- a CDS encoding Pycsar system effector family protein, with protein sequence MSILDKAKNYVEILFKDKLSSVYFYHNFIHTAYTVNKAEEIMKNTPVSEQDQEKVLVALWFHDTGYIECAQNHEERSVEIMKGFLHQENYPEEYIQDIEKLILATKITYEPQNVLEKIVKDADFSHFAGHDYNDISDALRKEWELTNVRCFSNEEWNAGNLDMLKNKHTFYTDYAKENWEPLKKKNIKKIEKKLEKEEDKKEVKKDNSEGKKEKEKSDRSVDTLFRVTLNNHTRLSDIADSKANILLSVNAIIISVCLSVLVPKLDAPKNSHLILPSFILLLSSVLTIIFAILSTKPNVTKTTFTNQDIANRKVNLLFFGNFQQMLFEDYHNAMKDLIKDRDYIYDSMVKDLYYLGKVLDRKYKLLSITYKIFMAGIIISVLSFGFAFLSL encoded by the coding sequence ATGAGCATTCTAGACAAAGCTAAAAATTATGTTGAAATCTTATTCAAAGATAAGTTATCTTCAGTATATTTTTATCATAATTTTATTCATACTGCCTACACTGTAAACAAGGCAGAAGAAATCATGAAAAATACTCCGGTTTCCGAACAGGATCAGGAGAAGGTGCTGGTTGCTCTCTGGTTTCACGATACCGGGTATATAGAATGCGCACAGAATCATGAGGAGAGGAGTGTGGAAATTATGAAGGGCTTCCTGCATCAGGAAAATTATCCTGAAGAGTATATCCAAGATATTGAAAAGCTGATCCTGGCGACAAAAATTACTTACGAGCCTCAGAATGTATTGGAAAAAATAGTAAAAGATGCAGACTTCAGTCATTTTGCAGGTCATGATTACAACGATATTTCTGATGCGTTAAGAAAAGAATGGGAGCTTACCAATGTAAGATGCTTTTCTAATGAAGAATGGAATGCCGGCAATCTGGATATGTTGAAAAATAAACATACTTTTTATACAGACTATGCCAAGGAAAACTGGGAACCTTTAAAAAAGAAGAATATCAAAAAAATTGAAAAGAAGCTGGAAAAAGAAGAGGATAAGAAAGAAGTTAAAAAAGATAATTCTGAAGGTAAAAAAGAGAAAGAAAAATCTGATAGAAGCGTAGATACTTTATTCAGAGTAACACTCAATAACCATACAAGGCTGAGTGATATTGCAGACAGCAAAGCAAATATTCTGTTATCTGTAAATGCCATTATTATTTCTGTTTGTCTTTCTGTATTGGTTCCGAAGCTGGATGCCCCTAAAAACTCCCATCTGATCCTTCCCAGTTTTATACTGCTGCTGTCCAGTGTGCTGACGATCATCTTTGCCATCCTTTCTACCAAACCGAATGTGACCAAGACAACTTTTACAAATCAGGATATTGCCAACCGTAAAGTAAATCTTCTGTTTTTCGGAAACTTCCAGCAAATGCTGTTTGAAGATTACCACAATGCAATGAAGGATCTGATCAAAGACAGAGACTATATTTATGATTCTATGGTGAAAGATTTATATTACCTGGGGAAAGTTCTCGACAGGAAGTATAAACTTTTATCGATCACCTATAAGATCTTTATGGCCGGGATTATCATTTCCGTATTGTCTTTTGGATTCGCTTTTTTGAGCCTTTAA
- a CDS encoding GAF domain-containing protein codes for MANLYKKDSPFQVYISFKKYLDVLEHIRYNDRLEYRVNYAESLIDSTKNFKEIRDGFQDITLLEKHEDLIRLLLADLFPTGLTHNEIKAASIPLSNITFNYTERFKNILKDAGKDFEIELRNISDNDFYVFCCCLILQSYFKKDIKSTIPFYYDIPNQQGIMKHYKITVNSDFTEVYPTEDAKIPSDEVLDMLLENLDDFKLWKKYFPSQSWILKGFTIISLVDCTSEVALSDLKSSMIEIDPEDLNPNENLTEIFKSYFDVPDLSFGLMTFNKKEQKLDKLPIYESLLTNHILDFWINNFDEETRKNTFNNLNHNSKPIVVSNVNNLDENVRQLPSFNILRDNNVNSFMVIPIMKDNDLLAIMEFTSPIAGSFNGLKLKKMEFFTDMILFSLSRFYFEKNYQIEAIIQREYTSIHDSVVWKFRNEAEKYFTASLGKKIYTLKEISFKNLTPLFGVSDIRSSSEKRFNLMLEDLTQQIECLKEILAATNSDSEKFILALDIFENELSHEIKADTEQRFQRLLREEIHPFLQGKLEVRSSRELKVKIKDYFLGVRSQTDLFYTHRKKLDDSITLVNRKLADMLDENQIKAQQVFPHYYERFKSDGVEHNLYIGTTIAPELHYTSKVVHKLRYWQLKTICKMELEFQSFKKNLPIPLDIASLIFVYNEKIDIRFRMDEKRFDVDGAYNSYYEIIKKRLDKAHIKDSSERITAPGKITIVYFGMENQKEYLEYIAKLQKKHILQHDVEFLKVEDLQGITGLLALRVSIYQND; via the coding sequence TTGGCTAATCTTTACAAAAAAGACTCACCTTTTCAGGTTTATATTTCATTCAAAAAATATTTGGATGTACTGGAACATATCCGGTATAATGACCGTCTGGAATATAGGGTCAACTATGCTGAATCCCTGATCGACAGCACTAAGAATTTCAAAGAAATAAGAGACGGCTTCCAGGATATAACACTCCTTGAAAAACATGAGGACCTCATCAGGCTGCTTCTTGCAGACCTGTTCCCCACCGGCCTTACCCATAATGAGATAAAAGCGGCAAGTATTCCCCTTTCCAACATTACTTTTAATTATACCGAAAGGTTTAAAAATATCCTGAAGGACGCAGGAAAAGATTTTGAAATAGAGCTTAGAAATATTAGTGACAACGACTTTTATGTATTCTGCTGCTGCCTGATTCTTCAAAGCTATTTCAAAAAAGACATTAAAAGTACAATCCCATTCTATTATGATATCCCGAACCAACAGGGAATCATGAAGCATTATAAGATTACTGTAAACTCAGACTTTACCGAAGTTTACCCCACAGAAGATGCTAAAATTCCTTCTGACGAAGTACTGGATATGCTTCTCGAAAATCTGGATGATTTTAAACTTTGGAAGAAGTATTTCCCTTCCCAGTCATGGATACTGAAAGGATTTACCATTATTTCCCTGGTAGACTGTACTTCGGAAGTTGCACTTTCTGATCTTAAATCAAGCATGATAGAGATTGATCCTGAAGATTTAAATCCCAATGAGAATCTGACTGAAATTTTCAAATCTTATTTCGATGTTCCGGACCTCAGCTTCGGACTCATGACCTTTAATAAGAAAGAACAGAAACTTGATAAGCTCCCGATCTACGAAAGTCTCCTGACCAATCATATTCTTGATTTCTGGATCAATAATTTTGATGAAGAAACCCGTAAGAATACCTTCAACAATTTAAATCACAATTCAAAACCCATTGTGGTCTCCAATGTCAATAATCTGGATGAAAACGTCAGACAGCTTCCTTCTTTCAATATTTTAAGAGATAATAATGTCAACAGCTTCATGGTAATCCCTATCATGAAAGATAACGACCTCCTTGCCATCATGGAATTCACCTCTCCTATAGCAGGCAGCTTTAACGGTTTAAAACTCAAAAAAATGGAGTTTTTTACCGATATGATCCTTTTCTCTCTCAGCAGGTTTTACTTTGAGAAAAACTATCAGATAGAAGCCATTATCCAGCGTGAATACACCAGCATTCATGATAGTGTGGTATGGAAATTCAGAAATGAAGCGGAAAAGTATTTCACAGCCTCTCTCGGAAAGAAAATATATACATTAAAGGAAATATCCTTTAAAAATCTCACGCCACTGTTTGGAGTTTCAGATATCCGTTCTTCTTCAGAAAAACGTTTTAACCTGATGCTGGAAGATCTCACCCAACAGATTGAATGTCTCAAGGAGATTTTGGCTGCCACCAATTCTGATTCGGAAAAATTCATACTGGCATTGGATATTTTTGAAAATGAACTCAGCCACGAAATCAAAGCGGATACCGAACAGCGTTTTCAAAGATTACTGAGAGAAGAAATCCATCCTTTTTTACAGGGAAAACTGGAAGTAAGGTCATCCAGAGAATTAAAAGTAAAGATTAAAGATTACTTCTTAGGAGTACGGTCACAAACAGATCTGTTTTATACCCACAGAAAAAAACTGGACGATTCCATTACCCTTGTCAACAGGAAGCTGGCCGATATGCTGGATGAAAACCAGATCAAAGCCCAGCAGGTCTTTCCCCATTACTATGAAAGATTCAAATCTGATGGTGTAGAACATAATCTTTACATTGGAACTACCATTGCTCCGGAATTGCATTATACCTCAAAAGTAGTCCATAAACTAAGGTACTGGCAGCTGAAGACCATTTGTAAAATGGAACTTGAATTCCAGTCTTTTAAAAAAAACCTTCCTATTCCGTTAGATATTGCTTCCCTGATCTTTGTATACAATGAGAAGATCGATATCCGATTCAGAATGGATGAAAAGCGTTTTGATGTAGACGGCGCCTACAATTCCTATTATGAGATCATTAAAAAACGACTGGATAAAGCCCACATCAAAGACTCTTCTGAACGAATTACCGCTCCTGGAAAGATCACTATTGTGTATTTCGGGATGGAAAATCAAAAGGAGTACCTGGAATATATAGCCAAGCTCCAAAAGAAGCACATTCTTCAGCATGATGTAGAATTTCTAAAGGTGGAAGACCTCCAGGGAATTACGGGACTTCTGGCTTTAAGGGTTTCAATATACCAGAACGATTAA